In a single window of the Candidatus Methylomirabilis sp. genome:
- the rplS gene encoding 50S ribosomal protein L19: MNVISSVEAASLKAQIPDFSPGDTVRVQVKVLEGDKERFQVFEGVVIRMRGDGIRATFTVRKVTYGVGVERIFPIHSPMIEKIECIRRGHVRRAKLYYLRKLKGKAARISERKLR; this comes from the coding sequence ATGAATGTTATCAGCAGCGTCGAAGCGGCCTCGCTGAAGGCGCAGATCCCTGACTTTTCGCCTGGCGACACGGTCAGGGTGCAGGTGAAGGTCCTGGAGGGCGATAAGGAAAGATTTCAGGTATTCGAAGGGGTGGTCATCCGTATGCGCGGCGACGGAATTCGTGCGACCTTCACGGTACGTAAGGTCACGTACGGTGTCGGTGTGGAGCGCATCTTCCCCATCCATTCCCCCATGATCGAGAAGATCGAGTGCATAAGACGGGGTCATGTCCGTCGGGCGAAACTCTACTACCTGCGAAAGCTGAAGGGAAAAGCTGCCCGGATCTCAGAGCGCAAGCTGAGGTAG
- the trmD gene encoding tRNA (guanosine(37)-N1)-methyltransferase TrmD, translating into MRQYDILTLFPGFFQGPLSESILKRAQQRGFAQITVHDLRSYAHDRHAIVDDRPYGGGAGMVLKPEPILEAVANLRLEQETHLVLLTPQGRPFKQAIAQELVEHHHLLLVCGRYEGFDERVRALLAPDEISIGDYVLTGGELPALVLLDAVIRLIPGVLGDEESARYDSFVDTLLDFPHYTRPQSVKGLAVPDVLLSGDHERIRRWRRKEALRRTQVRRPDLLQQAELDEEDRQLLTEIDAEEENG; encoded by the coding sequence CTGAGGCAGTATGACATCCTCACACTCTTCCCCGGGTTCTTTCAGGGACCGCTTTCTGAAAGCATCCTCAAGCGAGCCCAGCAGCGCGGTTTCGCACAGATCACGGTCCACGATCTTCGGAGTTATGCTCATGATCGTCATGCCATCGTGGACGATCGACCGTACGGGGGTGGCGCTGGAATGGTGCTTAAACCCGAGCCGATCCTCGAGGCGGTTGCAAACCTCCGTTTGGAGCAAGAGACTCATCTGGTCCTTCTGACCCCCCAGGGCCGTCCGTTTAAACAGGCGATTGCCCAGGAGCTTGTCGAGCACCACCACCTGCTGTTGGTGTGCGGCCGGTACGAGGGGTTTGACGAACGGGTAAGAGCGCTCCTGGCGCCCGATGAGATTTCTATCGGGGACTACGTCCTGACAGGGGGAGAACTACCGGCCCTTGTGCTCCTGGATGCCGTCATCCGGCTGATTCCCGGCGTACTGGGTGATGAAGAGTCGGCCCGGTACGACTCTTTCGTAGACACGTTGCTGGATTTTCCCCACTATACGCGGCCACAAAGCGTTAAGGGGCTTGCGGTCCCGGACGTGCTGCTGTCTGGCGACCATGAGCGGATCAGGCGCTGGCGCCGAAAGGAGGCCTTGCGGCGCACGCAGGTCCGTCGGCCGGATCTCCTACAGCAGGCCGAACTGGACGAAGAGGACCGTCAACTCCTCACGGAGATCGACGCAGAGGAGGAGAACGGTTAA
- the rimM gene encoding ribosome maturation factor RimM (Essential for efficient processing of 16S rRNA) — protein MPSPYLVLGRTVKAWGLKGEVKVQPFADSIAIAAGSATVYLRGAVGDLAEYIVERVRPTAGSAWIMQLQGVQTIEQAERLVDHEVLIPRSAAPTLPEGTYYHADLIGLTVVTEEGRKLGRIAEILETGANDVYVVHGEDEDSEWLLPATREVVRRIDLTGEIMLVRLLKGMIEAEAV, from the coding sequence ATGCCGTCGCCATACCTTGTACTGGGTAGGACTGTCAAGGCTTGGGGGCTGAAGGGAGAAGTGAAAGTACAGCCCTTCGCTGACTCGATCGCGATTGCAGCAGGGTCGGCAACCGTATACCTCAGGGGGGCCGTGGGCGATCTTGCTGAGTATATCGTGGAGCGAGTTCGGCCGACGGCGGGTTCAGCCTGGATCATGCAATTACAGGGCGTACAGACCATTGAACAGGCGGAACGTCTGGTCGACCATGAGGTGCTCATCCCCAGGTCGGCCGCCCCAACGCTTCCAGAGGGAACGTATTACCATGCTGATCTCATCGGCCTTACGGTCGTGACTGAAGAGGGCCGAAAGCTTGGACGGATCGCCGAAATCCTGGAAACGGGCGCCAACGATGTCTATGTGGTCCACGGTGAAGATGAAGATTCGGAATGGCTGCTTCCTGCGACCCGAGAGGTCGTGAGAAGGATCGATCTTACAGGGGAGATCATGCTGGTCCGTCTTCTGAAAGGGATGATCGAAGCTGAGGCAGTATGA
- a CDS encoding ribonuclease HII, whose amino-acid sequence MPALRHAEVETRLRAAGHHLIAGVDEVGRGSLAGPVLAAAVILPPACAIDGVDDSKALSVCRRERLDLAIRAEAVAVGFGVVQEEVIDTLNILQATMLAMRRAIEALNPPPDFVLIDGDRSPDCSTPHQLIPSGDRLCFSISAASILAKVARDRIMQAYDLALPQYGFGRHKGYGTPEHLSAIARFGVSPIHRKGFRGVREYV is encoded by the coding sequence ATGCCTGCGCTGCGGCATGCAGAGGTGGAGACCCGCCTCCGTGCCGCAGGGCATCACCTTATTGCCGGTGTTGATGAGGTCGGGCGGGGGTCCCTGGCCGGGCCGGTCCTGGCTGCCGCGGTGATCCTTCCGCCGGCTTGTGCGATCGATGGGGTGGATGACTCCAAGGCGCTCAGCGTATGCCGGCGCGAGCGGCTCGACCTGGCGATCAGGGCCGAGGCGGTGGCCGTCGGCTTCGGCGTGGTCCAGGAGGAGGTCATCGATACCCTGAATATCCTCCAGGCAACTATGCTTGCCATGCGGCGTGCCATCGAGGCTTTGAATCCGCCCCCAGATTTCGTCCTGATCGACGGCGATCGATCCCCAGACTGTTCCACCCCCCATCAACTGATCCCCTCGGGAGATCGTCTCTGTTTCTCCATCTCTGCGGCTTCCATCCTTGCAAAGGTTGCTCGGGACCGGATCATGCAGGCATATGACCTGGCCCTCCCGCAATACGGCTTCGGCCGACACAAAGGGTACGGAACCCCGGAACATCTGTCTGCCATTGCGCGATTCGGGGTGAGCCCTATCCACAGGAAGGGCTTCAGGGGTGTCCGGGAATATGTATAA
- a CDS encoding YraN family protein, whose translation MKTGRSALGAEGERTAKAYLQAKGFRILHENYSTPLGEIDLIAQDGGEVVFVEVKARTSGEFGPPQASVTRRKQHQIVRVAKLYLQRQRLSETACRFDVVAVTFAGGQSGQPEILLIRDAFGSEGTTLF comes from the coding sequence ATGAAAACCGGGCGGTCGGCTCTGGGAGCGGAAGGAGAGCGTACAGCGAAGGCGTATCTGCAGGCCAAAGGATTCCGGATCCTCCACGAGAACTATTCGACCCCGCTCGGCGAGATCGACCTGATCGCGCAGGACGGTGGCGAGGTGGTTTTCGTGGAGGTGAAGGCCCGTACGTCAGGTGAGTTCGGTCCGCCGCAGGCCTCGGTCACACGTCGGAAGCAGCACCAGATCGTCAGGGTGGCGAAGCTCTACTTGCAGCGGCAGAGGCTCAGCGAGACGGCTTGTCGCTTCGACGTCGTAGCGGTAACATTTGCAGGGGGCCAGTCGGGACAGCCCGAGATCCTCCTGATCCGGGACGCCTTCGGCAGCGAGGGGACCACCCTCTTTTGA